A window of Amycolatopsis australiensis contains these coding sequences:
- the cutA gene encoding divalent-cation tolerance protein CutA yields MTDSAEDAARLARGIVEVRLGACAQVTGPVRSFYRWQGSIHDEQEWQCLVKTDGDRLDLLFAHIKENHHYDVPDIVAQPIEAGSEEYLAWLTVETRPA; encoded by the coding sequence ATGACGGACAGCGCGGAAGATGCAGCGCGTTTAGCTCGGGGCATCGTAGAGGTGCGTCTCGGCGCGTGCGCTCAAGTGACTGGCCCTGTCCGGAGTTTCTACCGTTGGCAAGGCAGCATTCACGATGAGCAGGAGTGGCAATGCCTGGTCAAGACTGACGGTGACCGGCTTGACCTGCTTTTCGCGCACATCAAAGAGAATCACCATTACGACGTACCCGATATCGTCGCGCAGCCGATCGAAGCCGGTAGCGAAGAATATCTTGCCTGGCTGACAGTCGAGACTCGACCAGCGTAA
- a CDS encoding ankyrin repeat domain-containing protein codes for MVDRQGRSELHYSALEGTADQARALLAAGQDPNSGDRDGFVPLHLAAQQGNVAVAEVLLEAGATVDAVNKYGNTPLFVAAFHSRGRGEVIRLLRRHGADPNRVNGSGQTPAGLARLIANYDVRQFFEDVD; via the coding sequence ATGGTTGATCGCCAAGGTCGCTCCGAGCTGCACTACAGCGCGCTTGAAGGTACCGCCGACCAGGCTCGCGCGCTCTTGGCGGCGGGGCAGGACCCGAACTCAGGGGACCGTGACGGCTTCGTCCCGCTCCATCTGGCCGCCCAGCAGGGGAACGTGGCCGTCGCCGAGGTGCTGCTCGAGGCCGGAGCTACCGTCGACGCGGTAAACAAATACGGGAACACGCCACTTTTCGTGGCGGCTTTCCATTCACGTGGACGAGGCGAAGTCATTCGGCTCCTTCGGCGGCACGGGGCCGATCCAAACAGGGTCAACGGCTCCGGACAGACCCCCGCCGGACTGGCTCGACTCATCGCGAACTACGACGTCAGGCAGTTCTTCGAAGATGTCGATTAG
- a CDS encoding LysR family transcriptional regulator, translating to MDLDLLRTFLAVYRAGSLTGAAPSLGLSQPTVTAQVRALEEQLGQQLFVRRARGVTPTSVADELAARIAPHVDALSDVALGPADAFAAPVHLAGPAELTTMRVLPALTGLVASGLRLRVTFGLAEDLLAGLAQRRFDVVVSTIRPRGRGLTATPLTDEEFVLVGPRGFDGDPRTAPLVAYAEDLPIIRRYWRSVLGVRPPSGPAVVVPDLRGVLTCVLTGFGVSVLPRYLCAAELASGDLVALLEPAEPPINTLFVVTRAEPCRPGPAAVRDALLADADRW from the coding sequence CTGGACCTCGACCTGCTGAGGACGTTCCTGGCCGTCTACCGGGCGGGATCGCTGACCGGTGCGGCGCCGTCGCTGGGGTTGTCCCAGCCGACGGTGACCGCGCAGGTCAGGGCCCTGGAGGAGCAGCTCGGGCAGCAGCTGTTCGTCCGGCGCGCCCGCGGCGTGACACCGACCTCGGTGGCCGACGAGCTGGCGGCCAGGATCGCCCCGCACGTGGACGCGCTGTCGGACGTCGCCCTGGGCCCGGCGGACGCCTTCGCCGCGCCGGTCCACCTGGCGGGCCCGGCCGAGCTGACGACCATGCGGGTGCTGCCCGCGCTGACCGGCCTGGTGGCGTCCGGGCTCCGGCTGCGGGTGACGTTCGGGCTGGCCGAAGACTTGCTGGCGGGCTTGGCCCAGCGCCGGTTCGACGTCGTCGTCTCGACGATCCGCCCGCGCGGCCGCGGCCTGACGGCGACACCGCTGACGGACGAGGAGTTCGTCCTGGTCGGCCCCCGCGGCTTCGACGGCGACCCGCGCACGGCCCCGCTGGTGGCCTACGCCGAGGACCTGCCGATCATCCGCCGCTACTGGCGTTCGGTGCTGGGCGTGCGGCCGCCGTCCGGGCCGGCGGTGGTCGTCCCGGACCTGCGCGGCGTGCTGACGTGCGTGCTGACCGGGTTCGGCGTGTCGGTGCTCCCGCGGTACCTGTGCGCGGCGGAGCTGGCTTCGGGGGACTTGGTCGCGCTGCTGGAGCCGGCGGAGCCACCGATCAACACGCTGTTCGTGGTCACCCGGGCGGAACCGTGCCGGCCGGGGCCCGCGGCAGTGCGGGACGCACTGCTCGCGGACGCCGACCGGTGGTGA
- a CDS encoding DUF427 domain-containing protein, which translates to MAKKVLEPGPDHPITVEPTKARVVVKAGGRVVADSRNALTLQEASYPAVQYIPRADVDFSVLERTDHETYCPYKGEAGYFTLNAGEVKGENAVWTYERPYDAVAPIKDHVAFYPNVVDSIELIED; encoded by the coding sequence ATGGCGAAGAAGGTTCTGGAGCCGGGCCCGGACCACCCGATCACCGTCGAGCCGACCAAGGCCCGCGTGGTGGTCAAGGCGGGCGGGCGCGTCGTCGCCGACAGCCGCAACGCGCTCACCCTGCAGGAGGCGTCGTACCCGGCGGTCCAGTACATCCCGCGGGCGGACGTCGACTTCAGCGTGCTGGAGCGGACCGACCACGAGACGTACTGCCCGTACAAGGGCGAGGCCGGCTACTTCACGCTCAACGCCGGCGAGGTGAAGGGCGAGAACGCGGTCTGGACGTACGAGCGGCCGTACGACGCGGTCGCGCCGATCAAGGACCACGTCGCGTTCTACCCGAACGTCGTGGATTCGATCGAGCTGATCGAGGACTGA
- a CDS encoding HAD family acid phosphatase produces MSGKWSGLVKLAAAAAIGATVASGATALAGSADSTAARSKEPANIGQVKLDVKAYYGDYLDAAGKHHYSDTSQFVKDTNRIVSDAKRFLQQQLGRVPNPAIVLDVDDTSEVTYGWEADNDFGFDPVKQQQAIDNGTFVANKPVLELAGWAAQHGVKVYFLTGRNEFQGPQSLKNLAGEGYPAPAGAFFKPKTTAPGYLPCGLTCTTVQYKSGTRAHIEATGARIVLNVGDQFSDLEGGYALRPVKLPNPMYYLP; encoded by the coding sequence GTGTCCGGAAAATGGTCAGGCCTCGTCAAGCTCGCCGCCGCGGCGGCCATCGGCGCCACCGTCGCCTCGGGAGCCACCGCGCTCGCCGGCTCGGCCGACTCGACCGCCGCGCGCTCGAAGGAGCCGGCCAACATCGGCCAGGTCAAGCTCGACGTCAAGGCCTACTACGGCGACTACCTCGACGCCGCGGGCAAGCACCACTACTCCGACACGAGCCAGTTCGTGAAGGACACCAACCGGATCGTCTCGGACGCGAAGCGCTTTCTGCAGCAGCAGCTGGGCCGCGTGCCGAACCCGGCGATCGTGCTGGACGTCGACGACACCTCCGAGGTGACCTACGGCTGGGAGGCCGACAACGACTTCGGCTTCGACCCGGTCAAGCAGCAGCAGGCCATCGACAACGGCACGTTCGTGGCCAACAAGCCGGTGCTGGAGCTGGCCGGCTGGGCCGCGCAGCACGGCGTCAAGGTCTACTTCCTGACCGGGCGCAACGAGTTCCAGGGCCCGCAGTCGCTGAAGAACCTGGCCGGCGAGGGCTACCCGGCGCCGGCCGGCGCGTTCTTCAAGCCGAAGACGACCGCGCCGGGCTACCTGCCGTGCGGGCTGACCTGCACCACCGTCCAGTACAAGTCGGGTACGCGGGCGCACATCGAGGCGACGGGCGCGAGGATCGTGCTCAACGTCGGTGACCAGTTCAGCGACCTCGAAGGCGGCTACGCGCTGCGTCCGGTCAAGCTGCCGAACCCGATGTACTACCTGCCCTGA
- a CDS encoding THUMP-like domain-containing protein: MGYSFTLGDVAYLRSGAGKAALAAVSALPLTDRIAAVAAVRRLVGEEHAAAVLETVLLRRKAVAKLSTEDWLFTADALQQASAAPVARHRAGRLAGLDVHDVTCSVGADLVEIAKVARCALGSDVDPVRLEMARHNGLTAGVAFGLARADALRPVSRSGVVVADPARRDSAGRRAWKPADFAPPLDGLVEAYPGRPLAVKCAPGLDFALTPWADEVELVSLDGQVRESCLWRGLGTGVTRRASVLHSDGTQWTVTDAEPDDLPTREPGEWIVDPDGAVVRAGLVRHYAARHGLWQLDERIAYLTGDTPPPGVRAFRVLEHGPYSEKALKAVLKRHDVGRLEILVRGLDVDPDALRRRLKPRGEAEASVVLTRIGRAPVAFVCRAERVT, translated from the coding sequence TTGGGCTATTCGTTCACCCTCGGCGACGTCGCCTACCTGCGTTCCGGCGCGGGGAAGGCGGCGCTCGCCGCGGTCTCGGCGCTGCCGCTGACCGACCGGATCGCGGCCGTCGCCGCCGTCCGCCGCCTCGTGGGCGAGGAGCACGCGGCCGCGGTGCTGGAAACCGTGCTGCTGCGCCGGAAAGCCGTGGCCAAGCTGTCCACGGAGGACTGGCTGTTCACCGCGGACGCGCTGCAGCAGGCGAGTGCCGCGCCGGTCGCGCGGCACCGCGCGGGGCGCCTGGCCGGGCTCGACGTCCACGACGTCACGTGCTCGGTGGGCGCGGACCTCGTCGAGATCGCCAAGGTGGCGCGGTGCGCCCTCGGGTCCGATGTGGACCCGGTGCGGCTGGAAATGGCGCGGCACAACGGACTCACCGCGGGGGTCGCGTTCGGGCTCGCCCGCGCCGACGCGCTGCGGCCGGTCAGCCGCTCCGGGGTCGTCGTCGCGGATCCGGCCCGCCGCGACTCCGCCGGGCGCCGGGCGTGGAAACCCGCCGACTTCGCCCCGCCGCTGGACGGGCTGGTCGAGGCGTACCCGGGACGGCCGCTGGCCGTCAAGTGCGCGCCCGGGCTCGACTTCGCGCTCACGCCGTGGGCCGACGAGGTCGAGCTGGTGTCGCTCGACGGCCAGGTGCGCGAATCCTGCCTCTGGCGCGGCTTGGGCACCGGTGTCACCCGCCGGGCGAGCGTGCTGCACTCGGACGGGACACAGTGGACGGTCACCGACGCGGAGCCGGACGACCTGCCCACGCGCGAGCCGGGGGAGTGGATCGTCGATCCCGACGGTGCCGTCGTCCGGGCCGGGCTGGTCCGCCACTACGCGGCCCGCCACGGGTTGTGGCAGCTGGACGAACGCATCGCGTACCTGACCGGTGACACGCCGCCACCGGGCGTGCGCGCGTTCCGCGTCCTCGAACACGGCCCGTACAGCGAAAAGGCGCTGAAGGCCGTCCTCAAGCGGCACGACGTCGGCCGCCTGGAGATCCTGGTCCGCGGCCTGGACGTCGACCCGGACGCGTTGCGCCGCAGGCTGAAGCCGCGCGGGGAAGCGGAAGCTTCGGTGGTTTTGACGCGGATCGGCCGCGCGCCGGTGGCTTTTGTCTGCCGGGCGGAGCGGGTGACGTAG
- a CDS encoding class I SAM-dependent methyltransferase — translation MTDVNDPAPNPHATAEEVQAAYADPKLANVLYHDWEAGTYDEKWSISYDERCISYATDVFNAVAGEDGQPYQHAMELGSGTGFFLLNLMQGGVAKKGSVTDLSPGMVQVALRNAEKLGLDVDGRVADAERIPYDDNTFDLVVGHAVLHHIPDVQAAFREVLRVLKPGGRFVFAGEPTKIGDFYARKLGQLTWFLTTRVTKLPALRGWRRPQSELDESSRAAALEAVVDIHTFDPSELESTARGAGAQDVRAVTEEFAAALAGWPIRTFEAAVPQEKLTVRWRMFAYHLWLRLSAVDKKVLAKVLPRELFYNVMITGTKRPS, via the coding sequence TTGACCGACGTGAACGACCCGGCGCCGAACCCGCACGCCACCGCCGAAGAGGTCCAGGCCGCCTACGCCGACCCCAAGCTGGCAAACGTGCTCTACCACGACTGGGAAGCCGGGACCTACGACGAGAAGTGGTCGATCTCGTACGACGAGCGCTGCATCTCCTACGCCACGGACGTGTTCAACGCCGTCGCGGGCGAGGACGGCCAGCCCTACCAGCACGCGATGGAGCTGGGCAGCGGCACCGGCTTCTTCCTGCTGAACCTGATGCAGGGCGGCGTCGCCAAGAAGGGGTCGGTCACCGACCTTTCGCCCGGCATGGTCCAGGTCGCGCTGCGCAACGCCGAGAAGCTCGGCCTCGACGTCGACGGCCGGGTCGCCGACGCCGAGCGCATCCCGTACGACGACAACACGTTCGACCTGGTGGTCGGGCACGCGGTGCTGCACCACATCCCGGACGTGCAGGCGGCGTTCCGCGAGGTGCTGCGCGTGCTCAAGCCGGGTGGCCGGTTCGTCTTCGCGGGCGAGCCGACGAAGATCGGCGACTTCTACGCCCGCAAGCTCGGCCAGCTCACCTGGTTCCTGACGACCCGGGTGACGAAGCTGCCCGCGCTGCGCGGCTGGCGGCGTCCGCAGTCCGAGCTGGACGAGTCCTCGCGTGCTGCCGCGCTCGAGGCCGTGGTCGACATCCACACGTTCGACCCGTCCGAGCTGGAGTCGACGGCCCGCGGCGCCGGCGCCCAGGACGTCCGCGCGGTGACCGAGGAGTTCGCCGCCGCGCTGGCCGGCTGGCCGATCCGGACGTTCGAGGCCGCCGTACCGCAGGAGAAGCTCACCGTGCGCTGGCGGATGTTCGCCTACCACCTGTGGCTGCGGCTGTCCGCCGTGGACAAGAAGGTGCTGGCGAAGGTGCTGCCGCGCGAGCTGTTCTACAACGTGATGATCACCGGGACCAAGCGGCCGTCCTGA
- a CDS encoding enoyl-CoA hydratase/isomerase family protein has product MGEFVTLEVKDGVGTIRLDRPPVNALNAQVTAELAELAKEVTDRDDVRAVILYGGEKTFAGGADIKEMATRTYPEIAKFGANLTGALAAIANIPKPVVAAITGYALGGGLELALTADRRIAGDNVKVGQPEIQLGVIPGAGGTQRLARLIGPSKTKDIVYTGRFVKAEEALRLGIVDEVVAPDDVYAAAHKWAAQFANGPAVALRAAKAAIDGGLDMDLPNALRLESHLFAALWATEDQKNGMQSFIENGPGKATFEGK; this is encoded by the coding sequence GTGGGAGAGTTCGTAACCCTGGAGGTCAAGGACGGGGTCGGCACCATCCGGCTCGACCGGCCGCCGGTCAACGCCCTGAACGCCCAGGTCACCGCCGAGCTCGCGGAGCTGGCGAAGGAGGTCACCGACCGTGACGACGTCCGCGCGGTGATCCTCTACGGCGGCGAGAAGACCTTCGCGGGCGGCGCGGACATCAAGGAGATGGCCACCCGCACCTACCCGGAGATCGCGAAGTTCGGCGCGAACCTGACCGGCGCCCTCGCGGCCATCGCGAACATCCCGAAGCCGGTCGTCGCCGCCATCACCGGGTACGCCCTCGGCGGCGGCCTCGAGCTGGCGCTGACCGCGGACCGCCGGATCGCCGGCGACAACGTCAAGGTCGGCCAGCCGGAGATCCAGCTCGGCGTCATCCCCGGCGCGGGCGGCACGCAGCGGCTGGCGCGGCTGATCGGGCCGAGCAAGACCAAGGACATCGTCTACACGGGACGGTTCGTCAAGGCCGAAGAGGCACTGCGGCTCGGGATCGTCGACGAGGTCGTCGCCCCGGACGACGTCTACGCGGCCGCGCACAAGTGGGCCGCGCAGTTCGCCAACGGCCCGGCCGTGGCGCTGCGCGCGGCGAAGGCGGCCATCGACGGCGGCCTCGACATGGACCTGCCGAACGCGCTCAGGCTCGAGTCGCACCTGTTCGCCGCGCTCTGGGCGACCGAAGACCAGAAGAACGGCATGCAGTCGTTCATCGAAAACGGGCCGGGCAAGGCCACTTTCGAAGGGAAATGA
- a CDS encoding ABC transporter ATP-binding protein: MGLVSEPIQPSELDDLVVRMAGVGVRRGTNDLLAGLDWSVELDERWVVLGPNGAGKTTLLRLAAAELHPTTGEVDLLGERIGRVNIFDLRPRIGFTSAAIAQRVPGDELVKDVVVSAGYAVLGRWREEYDTLDTARATELLEAMGIGHLAERTFGTLSEGERKRALIARSLMTDPEMLLLDEPAAGLDLGGREDLVARLSALAMDPDAPALVLVTHHVEEIPPGFTHALLLRDGHAVVSGLVDDVITGENLSKTFDQDLVLERSGDRFFARRR, from the coding sequence ATGGGCCTCGTGAGCGAGCCGATCCAGCCCAGCGAACTTGACGACCTCGTGGTCCGGATGGCCGGTGTCGGCGTCCGCCGGGGCACCAACGACCTCCTCGCCGGTCTCGACTGGAGCGTGGAGCTGGACGAGCGGTGGGTGGTGCTCGGGCCGAACGGCGCGGGCAAGACCACCCTGCTGCGGCTGGCCGCGGCCGAGCTGCACCCGACGACCGGCGAGGTCGACCTGCTCGGCGAGCGGATCGGCCGGGTCAACATCTTCGACCTGCGCCCGCGCATCGGCTTCACCTCGGCGGCCATCGCCCAGCGCGTCCCCGGCGACGAGCTGGTCAAGGACGTCGTGGTCAGCGCCGGCTACGCGGTCCTCGGCCGCTGGCGTGAGGAATACGACACCCTCGACACCGCCCGCGCGACCGAGCTGCTCGAAGCGATGGGCATCGGGCACCTGGCCGAGCGCACGTTCGGGACGCTGTCCGAGGGCGAGCGCAAGCGGGCCCTGATCGCCCGGTCGCTGATGACCGACCCCGAGATGCTGCTGCTCGACGAACCCGCCGCGGGCCTCGACCTGGGCGGGCGCGAAGACCTCGTGGCCCGGCTCTCGGCGCTGGCGATGGACCCGGACGCACCGGCGCTCGTGCTGGTCACCCACCACGTCGAGGAGATCCCGCCGGGGTTCACCCACGCGCTGCTGCTGCGCGACGGCCACGCGGTCGTCTCCGGCCTGGTCGACGACGTCATCACCGGCGAAAACCTGTCGAAGACGTTCGACCAGGACCTCGTGCTCGAGCGTTCCGGGGATCGCTTCTTCGCCCGTCGTCGCTAG
- a CDS encoding cysteine dioxygenase yields MTTSIIRPAVEIHPQLTDPLLPELLHPSRLLWTPRELADLTATVTTELTAGLRGILRFDEDRRWWARLALTDGVELWLLSWLPGQRTKPHDHGGASGSFTVLQGELGEEYRYPGGPIRRRTHVAGEGIGFGAGRAHQVTGIGDQPAASVHAYSPPLVPTREYASLADVPAEIPPLPAIVHG; encoded by the coding sequence TTGACCACATCCATCATCCGTCCCGCCGTCGAGATCCACCCGCAGCTGACCGACCCGCTGCTGCCCGAGCTGCTGCACCCGTCGCGGCTGCTCTGGACCCCGCGTGAGCTGGCCGACCTGACGGCCACCGTGACGACCGAGCTGACCGCCGGCCTGCGCGGGATCCTGCGGTTCGACGAGGACCGCCGCTGGTGGGCCCGGCTGGCCCTGACCGACGGCGTCGAGCTGTGGCTGCTGTCCTGGCTGCCCGGCCAGCGGACGAAGCCGCACGACCACGGCGGCGCATCCGGCTCGTTCACGGTCCTGCAAGGCGAGCTGGGCGAGGAGTACCGCTACCCGGGCGGCCCGATCCGGCGGCGCACGCACGTGGCGGGCGAAGGAATCGGCTTCGGCGCCGGCCGCGCCCACCAGGTGACCGGAATCGGCGACCAGCCGGCGGCGAGCGTCCACGCGTACTCGCCACCATTGGTGCCGACGCGGGAGTACGCGTCGCTGGCCGACGTCCCGGCCGAGATCCCCCCGCTGCCCGCTATCGTCCACGGATGA
- a CDS encoding rhodanese-like domain-containing protein, with the protein MSAIDVFLADARSGLDRVSPARARELQAAGALLVDIRPLANRQAEGEIPGAVIVERIHLEWRLAPDSDWRLPGVTAESTVVVLCNEGYSSSLAAADLQRLGLARATDLEGGFRAWAAAGLPVVEGGSPAVP; encoded by the coding sequence ATGAGCGCGATCGACGTCTTCCTGGCCGACGCCCGGTCCGGACTGGACCGCGTCAGCCCGGCCCGGGCCCGCGAGCTGCAGGCGGCCGGTGCGCTGCTCGTGGACATCCGCCCGCTGGCGAACCGCCAGGCGGAAGGCGAGATCCCGGGGGCGGTGATCGTCGAGCGGATCCATCTGGAGTGGCGGCTGGCGCCGGACTCCGACTGGCGGCTGCCCGGCGTGACGGCCGAGTCGACGGTCGTGGTGTTGTGCAATGAGGGCTACTCGTCGAGCCTGGCCGCGGCTGACCTGCAGCGGCTGGGATTGGCTCGGGCGACGGATCTCGAGGGCGGGTTCCGTGCCTGGGCCGCCGCTGGGCTGCCGGTTGTCGAGGGTGGGAGCCCGGCGGTTCCCTAG
- a CDS encoding LLM class F420-dependent oxidoreductase — protein MRFGMFVPQGWRLDLAGIEPADHWKTMLGLAKHAEAGPFESIWVYDHFHTVPVPTEEATHEAWSLISAFAAATETVRLGQMCTCMGYRNPAYLAKVAATADTISGGRVEMGIGAGWYEHEWRAYGYGFPAAGERLGQLDEGVRIMRDLWTTGTSTLDGKHYRTAGAILRPLPPQEGGIPLWIAGGGEKKTLRIAAKYAKYTNFAADPETFTRKSEILAAHCKDVGTDFDAIVRSANHNIVLGETEKDVQDKLAWLRSHLAKYIEAEAVERWAANFENSPTTGTPEQVTEKLTAMGELGMSYAIFNFPEAAYDRSGIDLFAEKVAPALA, from the coding sequence ATGCGCTTCGGAATGTTCGTCCCGCAGGGCTGGCGGCTCGACCTGGCCGGCATCGAGCCCGCGGACCACTGGAAGACCATGCTCGGCCTGGCCAAGCACGCGGAGGCCGGGCCGTTCGAATCGATCTGGGTCTACGACCACTTCCACACCGTGCCGGTGCCGACGGAGGAGGCCACGCACGAGGCGTGGTCGCTGATCTCGGCGTTCGCCGCGGCGACGGAGACGGTGCGGCTCGGCCAGATGTGCACGTGCATGGGCTACCGCAACCCGGCCTACCTGGCGAAGGTGGCGGCGACGGCGGACACGATCTCGGGCGGCCGCGTCGAAATGGGCATCGGGGCGGGCTGGTACGAGCACGAGTGGCGGGCGTACGGCTACGGCTTCCCGGCCGCGGGCGAGCGGCTGGGCCAGCTCGACGAAGGCGTCCGGATCATGCGTGACCTCTGGACGACGGGAACGTCCACACTGGACGGAAAGCACTATCGGACGGCCGGCGCGATCTTGCGGCCCCTGCCCCCGCAGGAGGGCGGTATCCCGCTGTGGATCGCCGGCGGCGGCGAGAAGAAGACGCTCCGGATCGCCGCGAAGTACGCGAAGTACACGAACTTCGCCGCCGACCCGGAGACGTTCACCCGGAAGTCGGAGATCCTCGCCGCGCACTGCAAGGACGTGGGCACGGACTTCGACGCGATCGTGCGTTCGGCGAACCACAACATCGTCCTCGGCGAGACGGAGAAGGACGTCCAGGACAAACTGGCCTGGCTGCGGTCCCACCTGGCGAAGTACATCGAGGCGGAGGCGGTCGAGCGCTGGGCGGCGAACTTCGAGAACAGCCCGACGACCGGCACGCCGGAACAGGTCACGGAGAAGCTCACGGCGATGGGTGAGCTGGGCATGTCGTACGCGATCTTCAACTTCCCGGAAGCGGCGTACGACCGGTCGGGCATCGATCTGTTCGCCGAGAAGGTCGCACCGGCACTCGCTTGA